The Methylotenera sp. G11 genome includes a window with the following:
- the apbC gene encoding iron-sulfur cluster carrier protein ApbC: MAITELLIQSTLKVCIDPNTGKDFVSGKSARNIKVNGNDVSLDIVLGYPAKSVMAGIQKLVTEALQGIDGIGSITVNVSSKIVAHKAQQGVSLLPNVKNIIAVASGKGGVGKSTTSVNLALALAAEGATVGLLDADIYGPSQPQMLGISGRPDSKDGKSMEPMQAHGIQAMSIGFLIDTDTPMVWRGPMVTSALEQLLRETNWQNLDYLIIDLPPGTGDIQLTLSQKIPVTGAIIVTTPQDIALLDARKGLKMFEKVNIPILGIVENMSTHICSKCGHEEHIFGAGGGELMAKDYNVDLLGSLPLDIGIRLQADSGKPTVIADPDGKVAGIYKDIARQAAIKIANTSLDHSSKFPNIVIQNT; this comes from the coding sequence ATGGCAATTACAGAATTACTCATTCAAAGCACGCTGAAAGTATGCATAGACCCCAACACCGGCAAAGACTTTGTGAGCGGTAAATCAGCAAGAAACATCAAGGTTAACGGTAATGATGTCAGTTTGGATATCGTGCTTGGCTATCCTGCTAAATCAGTCATGGCCGGCATACAGAAACTGGTCACCGAAGCGCTACAGGGAATCGACGGCATAGGCAGCATCACCGTCAATGTCAGCAGCAAAATCGTTGCACACAAGGCACAGCAAGGTGTGAGCCTGCTGCCTAATGTTAAAAACATCATTGCCGTAGCCTCAGGCAAAGGCGGTGTCGGCAAATCCACTACCTCAGTCAACCTGGCACTGGCGCTGGCCGCAGAGGGCGCGACCGTCGGCCTGCTGGATGCGGATATTTACGGCCCGAGCCAGCCGCAGATGCTGGGCATCAGCGGCCGCCCAGACAGTAAAGACGGAAAAAGCATGGAACCGATGCAGGCACACGGCATACAGGCGATGTCTATCGGCTTCCTGATTGATACCGACACGCCTATGGTATGGCGTGGCCCGATGGTTACCAGCGCGCTGGAACAGCTGCTGCGTGAAACCAACTGGCAGAACCTGGATTACCTGATCATCGACCTGCCGCCGGGCACGGGCGATATTCAACTGACCTTATCGCAGAAAATTCCGGTCACAGGCGCCATTATCGTGACCACACCTCAGGATATTGCCCTGCTTGATGCGCGCAAGGGCCTGAAAATGTTTGAAAAAGTGAATATCCCGATTTTAGGCATTGTAGAAAACATGAGCACCCACATCTGCAGCAAATGCGGCCATGAAGAACATATTTTCGGTGCAGGCGGCGGCGAACTGATGGCTAAAGACTACAACGTGGATTTACTGGGTTCCCTGCCACTGGATATCGGCATTCGCTTGCAGGCAGATAGCGGAAAGCCAACCGTAATCGCCGACCCTGACGGCAAAGTGGCCGGTATTTATAAAGATATCGCACGTCAAGCCGCAATCAAGATTGCCAACACCAGCCTGGATCACAGCAGCAAATTCCCGAATATCGTGATTCAGAACACATAA
- a CDS encoding YdcF family protein yields MFNSRLVYRLLCYLMIAFTGSYLALFTIIGLHAKKSLSSAAPAKHDAALILGNRIHMHGAPNPCLTGRVDKGLSLAAQGAVSALAMTGGRKNKYSKVEAEFMAAYAKQKGYQGAILMETESRSTKENLEFSAPMLKAAHIHTVIIVSEPYHLWRTEKLVEAGHFQGFNVTYAAAPTTCWTNRGMLSQGALREPLAAMHNFAKGYF; encoded by the coding sequence TTGTTTAATTCCAGACTTGTGTACCGGCTGCTCTGCTACCTGATGATCGCATTCACAGGCAGCTACCTCGCACTGTTCACGATCATTGGCCTGCATGCCAAAAAGTCGCTCAGTAGCGCTGCGCCTGCAAAACATGATGCGGCACTGATCTTGGGAAACCGCATCCATATGCACGGCGCCCCCAACCCATGCCTGACCGGACGCGTGGACAAAGGGCTATCACTGGCGGCACAAGGCGCAGTGTCAGCACTCGCCATGACTGGCGGACGCAAAAACAAGTACAGCAAGGTCGAAGCCGAATTCATGGCGGCCTACGCAAAACAAAAAGGCTATCAAGGCGCGATACTGATGGAAACGGAATCCCGCTCCACCAAAGAAAACCTTGAGTTTTCCGCACCGATGCTAAAAGCAGCACACATCCACACGGTCATCATCGTGTCCGAACCCTACCATCTGTGGCGTACAGAAAAACTGGTGGAAGCAGGCCATTTCCAGGGATTTAACGTCACCTACGCTGCCGCCCCAACTACATGCTGGACAAACCGGGGCATGCTATCCCAAGGCGCGCTGCGCGAACCTTTGGCGGCCATGCATAATTTCGCCAAAGGTTACTTTTGA
- the pgl gene encoding 6-phosphogluconolactonase encodes MQKSQTTQVKSLTLANHQTSRWHSFSSQDEINQAAVKRILEAADEAIAQYGSFLIVLAGGSTPKSVYQLLAKEQADWAKWHVYHNDDRCLPVDHAERNSKMARDAWLNHVAIPQAQIHDIPAELGNVEGAKAYAETLAGVRSFDLVILGLGEDGHTASLFPGQAVDNSADAVPVFNSPKPPADRVTISQNRLNNTHEVLFLVTGAGKQEAVDNWLNGVAIPATLIAPAQGVDVYCFGVKVAA; translated from the coding sequence ATGCAAAAATCACAAACAACTCAAGTTAAATCACTGACATTGGCGAATCATCAAACTTCACGCTGGCATAGTTTCAGTTCACAGGATGAGATCAACCAGGCTGCTGTAAAACGTATCCTTGAGGCGGCTGACGAGGCGATTGCCCAATACGGCAGTTTCCTGATTGTGCTGGCCGGCGGCAGCACGCCTAAAAGTGTGTACCAGTTGCTGGCAAAAGAGCAGGCGGATTGGGCCAAATGGCATGTTTACCATAATGATGACCGCTGCCTGCCGGTAGATCATGCCGAGCGCAACAGCAAAATGGCGCGTGATGCATGGCTGAATCATGTGGCGATTCCGCAGGCGCAAATCCACGATATTCCGGCGGAGTTGGGTAATGTTGAAGGTGCGAAAGCCTATGCAGAAACGCTGGCAGGCGTGCGCAGTTTTGACCTCGTGATCCTGGGCCTGGGTGAGGATGGACATACGGCTTCGTTGTTTCCTGGTCAGGCTGTAGATAACAGTGCAGACGCGGTGCCTGTATTCAACTCACCGAAACCGCCTGCCGACCGCGTGACTATCAGCCAGAATCGCCTGAACAATACGCATGAAGTCCTGTTTCTGGTCACTGGTGCCGGCAAACAGGAAGCCGTTGATAACTGGCTGAATGGCGTTGCCATTCCGGCAACATTGATTGCACCTGCCCAAGGCGTAGATGTCTACTGCTTTGGCGTCAAGGTCGCTGCGTAG
- the zwf gene encoding glucose-6-phosphate dehydrogenase → MAKQIDPCTLVLFGASGNLSRIKLMPGLFRLDAAGRLADDMKILSVGRSELSRDQWQAEIKGMLDKKFKDGYDQKVYDRFIARNHYHSNPPTDADSFQKMAAKLGDESIFPQNLAYFLSVRPTDFAVIVEQLSGVGLVDESKYWRRVLIEKPFGTDLPSAQALQAELTKYLKESQIYRIDHYLGKSAVQNIMLTRFANTMFEPLWNSEHIDHIQITNNETLGVGDRTTFYDATGALRDMFQSHLLQTLALVAMEKPADLTPDSIRAEKIKLLQSIRPVDTKNLNKQAFRAQYAAGRVCVGDGHGENVTGYLEELKRDGIESSHTETYAAVKLFIDNPRWKGVPFYVRTAKRMHEGNTAISIRFKKAPMELVAGQHQNWLTINIQPRECIKMEIESKIPGLDVATRTLSIDAPQRQQGDETIDSYETLMLNLMEGDPSQYLHISEVEAQWRLVDPIVKAWAEDKTPLHQYTAGNRDPQESSVIFESQDQFWRYSIELGGDKH, encoded by the coding sequence ATGGCTAAACAAATAGACCCCTGTACCCTTGTACTTTTTGGCGCAAGCGGTAATTTATCACGCATTAAGTTAATGCCAGGCTTGTTCCGTCTGGATGCAGCAGGCCGCCTTGCTGATGACATGAAGATTCTATCTGTAGGCCGCAGTGAATTATCCCGCGATCAATGGCAAGCCGAAATAAAAGGCATGCTTGATAAAAAATTTAAAGACGGCTACGACCAGAAAGTATACGACCGTTTTATCGCCCGTAATCATTACCACTCAAACCCGCCGACCGATGCCGACTCATTCCAGAAAATGGCGGCCAAACTGGGTGACGAATCAATATTCCCGCAAAACCTGGCGTACTTCCTGTCAGTACGTCCTACAGATTTTGCCGTCATTGTTGAGCAACTCTCCGGCGTAGGCCTGGTGGATGAAAGCAAATACTGGCGCCGTGTATTGATCGAGAAACCATTCGGCACCGACCTGCCAAGTGCCCAGGCATTGCAGGCTGAATTGACCAAGTACCTCAAGGAAAGCCAGATCTACCGCATTGACCACTACCTGGGTAAATCTGCAGTGCAGAACATCATGCTCACGCGCTTTGCCAACACGATGTTTGAACCGTTATGGAACAGCGAACACATTGACCACATCCAGATCACCAACAACGAAACCCTGGGCGTAGGCGACCGCACCACGTTCTACGATGCAACCGGCGCATTGCGTGACATGTTCCAGAGCCACCTGCTGCAGACACTGGCTCTGGTGGCGATGGAAAAACCGGCAGACCTGACCCCGGACAGCATCCGTGCCGAAAAAATCAAACTGCTGCAATCGATCCGCCCGGTGGATACCAAAAACCTGAACAAGCAGGCATTCCGCGCGCAGTATGCGGCTGGCCGCGTATGTGTAGGCGACGGTCACGGCGAGAACGTAACGGGTTACCTGGAAGAGCTGAAACGTGACGGCATTGAATCAAGCCATACCGAAACCTATGCCGCGGTAAAACTGTTCATCGACAACCCGCGCTGGAAAGGCGTGCCTTTCTACGTACGCACGGCAAAACGCATGCACGAAGGCAACACCGCCATCTCGATCCGCTTCAAGAAAGCCCCAATGGAATTGGTAGCTGGCCAGCACCAGAACTGGCTCACCATTAATATCCAGCCACGCGAATGTATCAAAATGGAAATCGAATCCAAGATTCCGGGCCTGGATGTCGCAACACGCACCTTGAGCATCGATGCACCGCAGCGCCAGCAAGGCGATGAAACCATCGATTCATATGAAACCCTGATGCTGAACCTGATGGAAGGCGATCCTTCGCAATACCTGCACATCAGCGAAGTGGAAGCGCAATGGCGCCTGGTAGACCCGATTGTAAAAGCCTGGGCAGAAGACAAGACGCCGCTGCACCAATACACCGCCGGTAACCGCGACCCACAGGAATCAAGCGTGATCTTTGAATCGCAAGACCAGTTCTGGCGTTACAGTATCGAACTAGGTGGCGATAAACACTAA
- the dcd gene encoding dCTP deaminase has translation MSIKSDKWIRRMAEQHGMIEPFEPNQVKMSPDGQRLVSYGTSSYGYDIRCSKEFKLFTNLNSTIVDPKNFDPNSFVEVNADYCIIPPNSFALARTVEYFRIPRNVLTVCLGKSTYARCGIIVNVTPFEPEWEGYVTLEFSNTTPLPAKIYANEGCAQVLFFEADEDDICETSYKDRGGKYQGQVGVTLPKI, from the coding sequence ATGAGCATTAAATCTGACAAATGGATACGCCGTATGGCAGAACAACATGGCATGATCGAGCCGTTTGAGCCTAATCAGGTCAAGATGTCCCCAGATGGCCAGCGCCTGGTGTCTTACGGCACGTCAAGCTATGGTTACGATATTCGCTGCTCAAAAGAATTCAAACTATTTACCAACCTTAACAGCACGATTGTAGACCCGAAAAACTTTGACCCGAATTCATTCGTAGAGGTCAATGCGGATTACTGCATCATTCCGCCGAACTCATTCGCACTGGCCCGCACAGTTGAATATTTCCGCATCCCGCGTAATGTACTGACAGTGTGCCTGGGTAAATCCACCTATGCACGCTGCGGCATTATCGTCAACGTAACGCCGTTTGAACCGGAATGGGAAGGCTATGTCACATTAGAGTTCAGCAACACCACACCGCTGCCGGCAAAAATCTATGCCAATGAAGGCTGCGCGCAAGTGCTGTTCTTTGAAGCAGATGAAGATGATATCTGCGAAACCAGCTATAAAGACCGCGGCGGAAAATACCAGGGCCAGGTTGGCGTAACGTTGCCAAAAATCTAG
- a CDS encoding GIY-YIG nuclease family protein, whose protein sequence is MQPCVYMMTNQRNGTLYIGVTSDLIKRVWQHKHEVADGFTKKYRLHNVVWYEPHETMESAITREKALKFWQRVWKVRLIEQLNPNWQDLYPEILGLDSGLRQNDEQGNNTQRLL, encoded by the coding sequence ATGCAGCCTTGTGTTTACATGATGACAAATCAGCGTAACGGCACCTTATATATTGGCGTTACCTCCGATTTAATAAAACGCGTATGGCAGCACAAACATGAAGTAGCTGACGGCTTTACTAAAAAGTATCGATTACATAATGTTGTTTGGTATGAGCCTCATGAAACAATGGAATCTGCAATTACGAGAGAAAAAGCACTTAAATTCTGGCAGCGAGTTTGGAAAGTTCGCCTTATTGAGCAACTGAATCCTAATTGGCAAGATTTATATCCTGAAATACTTGGTCTGGATTCTGGCCTGCGCCAGAATGACGAGCAAGGCAATAACACACAAAGGTTACTATGA
- a CDS encoding arginine/lysine/ornithine decarboxylase: MKFRFPVVIIDEDFRSENSSGLGIRVLARAIEEEGTEVLGVTSYGDLTSFAQQQSRASAFILSIDDEEFIEEKPEAIEQLRNFVAEIRHRNEEIPIFLHGETRTSRHIPNDVLRELHGFIHMNEDTPEFVARLIIREAKAYLDSLPPPFFKALTHYAADGSYSWHCPGHSGGVAFLKSPVGQMFHQFFGENMLRADVCNAVDELGQLLDHTGPVAASERNAARIYNCDHLYFVTNGTSTSNKIVWNSTVAPGDIVVVDRNCHKSVLHSIIMTGAIPVFLMPTRNHFGIIGPIPKSEFSWENIQKKIERNPFATDKNAKPRVLTITQSTYDGVLYNVEEIKEMLDGKIDTLHFDEAWLPHATFHDFYGDYHAIGADRPRCKESMVFSTQSTHKLLAGLSQASQILVQDAEQNNLDRDVFNEAYLMHTSTSPQYSIIASCDVAAAMMEAPGGTALVEESIMEALDFRRAMRKVDEEWGTDWWFKVWGPNDLSEEGIEEREAWMLKANESWHGFGNLAEGFNMLDPIKATIITPGLDIDGDFSEEFGIPAAIVTKYLAEHGVIVEKTGLYSFFIMFTIGITKGRWNTMVAALQQFKDDYDKNQPLWKVLPEFVQKQPRYERMGLRDLCTQIHEVYKANDVARLTTEMYLSDMIPAMKPTDAFAKMAHRKIDRVAIDELEGRITAVLLTPYPPGIPLLIPGERFNRIIVNYLKFAREFNERFPGFETDVHGLVKRIEDGKAIYYVDCVEQ; this comes from the coding sequence ATGAAATTTCGCTTCCCCGTCGTCATCATCGACGAAGACTTCCGCTCTGAAAACTCATCAGGTTTGGGTATTCGCGTCCTGGCTCGTGCCATTGAAGAAGAAGGCACCGAGGTGCTGGGTGTGACCAGTTACGGTGACCTGACCTCGTTTGCGCAGCAGCAGAGCCGTGCATCGGCATTTATTCTCTCTATCGACGATGAAGAGTTTATTGAAGAAAAGCCCGAGGCCATTGAGCAACTGCGTAACTTCGTCGCTGAAATCCGTCACCGCAACGAGGAAATCCCTATTTTCCTGCACGGTGAAACACGCACCTCACGCCATATTCCCAACGACGTGTTACGCGAATTGCACGGCTTCATCCACATGAACGAAGATACGCCGGAGTTTGTGGCGCGCCTGATCATCCGCGAAGCAAAAGCCTATCTGGATAGCCTGCCACCGCCATTCTTCAAGGCGCTGACGCATTATGCGGCTGACGGCTCCTATTCATGGCACTGCCCCGGTCACTCCGGCGGCGTAGCGTTCCTGAAATCTCCCGTTGGCCAGATGTTCCACCAGTTCTTTGGCGAGAACATGCTGCGCGCCGACGTTTGCAACGCTGTAGATGAACTGGGGCAACTGCTGGATCACACGGGGCCGGTTGCCGCGTCTGAACGTAATGCAGCGCGTATCTACAACTGCGATCACCTGTACTTCGTAACAAATGGTACTTCCACTTCAAACAAGATCGTATGGAACAGCACGGTTGCACCGGGCGATATTGTTGTCGTGGACCGTAACTGCCACAAGTCCGTGCTGCACTCCATCATCATGACCGGTGCGATCCCGGTATTTTTAATGCCGACACGTAACCATTTCGGCATTATCGGCCCGATCCCTAAAAGCGAATTCTCCTGGGAAAACATTCAGAAAAAAATCGAGCGCAACCCGTTTGCGACCGACAAGAACGCAAAACCACGCGTGCTGACCATTACTCAGTCCACTTACGACGGCGTGCTGTACAACGTGGAAGAAATCAAGGAAATGCTCGACGGCAAGATCGACACCCTGCATTTCGATGAAGCCTGGCTGCCGCATGCCACTTTCCACGATTTCTATGGTGATTACCATGCGATTGGGGCGGACCGTCCGCGCTGCAAGGAGAGCATGGTATTCTCTACGCAATCCACACACAAACTGCTTGCCGGCCTGAGCCAGGCTTCACAGATCCTGGTGCAGGATGCGGAACAGAACAACCTGGACCGCGATGTATTCAATGAAGCCTATTTAATGCATACCTCTACCAGCCCGCAGTACTCGATCATCGCCAGCTGTGACGTAGCGGCAGCGATGATGGAAGCGCCTGGCGGCACCGCGCTGGTGGAAGAATCCATCATGGAGGCGCTGGATTTCCGCCGCGCCATGCGCAAGGTGGATGAAGAATGGGGCACCGACTGGTGGTTCAAGGTGTGGGGGCCGAACGACCTTTCTGAAGAAGGCATCGAAGAGCGCGAAGCCTGGATGCTGAAGGCCAATGAAAGCTGGCACGGCTTCGGCAACCTGGCTGAAGGCTTCAACATGCTGGATCCGATCAAGGCGACCATTATCACGCCGGGGCTCGATATTGATGGCGATTTCTCTGAAGAATTCGGGATCCCCGCCGCAATCGTAACCAAGTACCTGGCTGAACACGGCGTCATTGTCGAGAAAACCGGCCTGTATTCATTCTTTATCATGTTCACGATCGGCATCACCAAAGGCCGCTGGAACACGATGGTAGCGGCATTGCAGCAGTTTAAGGACGACTACGACAAGAACCAGCCGCTATGGAAAGTATTGCCGGAGTTTGTACAGAAACAGCCACGTTATGAGCGTATGGGCTTGCGTGACCTGTGCACACAGATCCATGAGGTTTACAAAGCGAATGATGTCGCGCGCCTGACCACCGAAATGTACCTGTCAGACATGATACCTGCCATGAAACCGACGGATGCTTTTGCCAAGATGGCTCATCGCAAGATCGACCGCGTAGCGATTGACGAGCTGGAAGGCCGCATCACGGCTGTACTGCTGACGCCCTACCCGCCCGGTATTCCGCTGCTGATTCCGGGCGAACGCTTCAACAGGATCATCGTGAACTACCTGAAATTCGCACGCGAGTTCAATGAACGCTTCCCGGGCTTTGAAACCGACGTGCATGGCCTGGTAAAACGGATAGAAGACGGCAAAGCGATTTACTACGTAGACTGCGTGGAGCAGTAA
- a CDS encoding dihydrofolate reductase: MTKLSIIVAIAKNRVIGINNTLPWHLPEDLKRFRALTMGHHIIMGRKTYESLGRLLPGRTTVIVTRNQDYQVEGALVAHSLQDAIALCRDDDEIFLIGGAELYQAGLDLADRLYVTEIDLAVAGDAHFPQIPLQQWHETAREAHVSEKGLQFSYVIYQR, translated from the coding sequence ATGACTAAATTATCTATTATCGTGGCGATCGCTAAAAACAGGGTTATTGGAATCAACAATACATTGCCTTGGCATCTGCCTGAAGATTTAAAACGTTTCAGAGCGCTGACCATGGGGCACCATATCATTATGGGGCGTAAAACTTATGAGTCCCTGGGACGGTTGCTGCCAGGCCGTACTACTGTCATTGTAACGCGCAATCAGGATTACCAAGTTGAAGGTGCGCTTGTTGCGCATTCATTGCAGGATGCCATCGCGCTGTGCAGGGATGATGACGAGATATTCCTGATCGGCGGCGCAGAACTTTACCAGGCAGGCCTGGACCTGGCTGATAGGTTATACGTGACTGAAATTGACCTGGCCGTGGCAGGCGATGCGCATTTCCCGCAGATTCCGTTACAGCAATGGCATGAAACGGCGCGCGAAGCGCATGTTTCTGAAAAAGGCCTGCAGTTCAGTTACGTTATTTATCAGCGTTAA
- a CDS encoding HAMP domain-containing sensor histidine kinase: MRIHYPGSFLKLLLIGFAFAIFPLLWAFTNANIAFDKLAEQSEITIYNAVRTTRAARTLQEQVYLMERSIRQYYVLQDDALFMNYKQADTKFDAAVVELQQLTAYRPQLEKIHALRQQTRQLNQLILNSIGTQTTQLDFLDTFSRLTQQIETIIEENNREIDKTSSQLTLAAKKTQRNLLIQSLVLIPLALLVAGCIAFMLARPIRRMDKAIKALGEGYYDQEIAIDGPGNLRVLGQRLDWLRAELKELNEQKQQFLRHISHELKTPLTAIREATELLNDGIGGSLSVQQAEITHILRDNTIRLQRMIENLLDYTKLESIQRKLDLQTINLPELMAEVIGAHELSIRNKQLVIETISNLDRITADREKLTIIMDNLVSNAVRYSPDLGHIKIRSNEDKSHFIIEVIDDGPGLDKADQEKLFSPFYRGTHLHKSLISGSGLGLAITKDLAEAHDGSIELAPSQQGAHFIVTLPKIIKTDN; encoded by the coding sequence ATGCGCATTCATTATCCCGGCTCGTTTCTGAAGCTGCTGTTAATTGGCTTTGCATTCGCCATTTTCCCTTTGCTGTGGGCTTTTACAAATGCCAACATTGCATTTGATAAACTTGCAGAACAAAGCGAAATCACCATCTACAACGCTGTCAGGACCACGCGTGCAGCCCGCACGCTGCAAGAACAGGTGTACTTGATGGAACGCAGCATCAGGCAATACTATGTGCTGCAGGATGACGCGCTGTTCATGAACTACAAGCAGGCCGACACTAAATTTGATGCGGCCGTTGTCGAATTGCAGCAACTAACGGCTTACCGTCCGCAACTGGAAAAAATCCATGCGCTGCGCCAGCAAACCAGGCAGCTCAACCAGCTGATCCTGAACTCTATCGGCACCCAAACGACGCAACTGGATTTCCTTGACACCTTCAGCCGGCTTACGCAGCAGATCGAGACGATCATTGAAGAAAACAACCGGGAAATAGATAAAACCTCATCCCAGCTGACGCTGGCTGCAAAGAAGACGCAAAGAAACTTACTGATACAGAGCCTGGTATTGATCCCGCTGGCGCTGCTGGTAGCGGGCTGCATAGCATTTATGCTTGCACGGCCGATCCGCCGCATGGATAAAGCCATCAAAGCACTTGGCGAGGGGTATTATGACCAGGAAATTGCGATTGATGGTCCCGGCAACCTGCGTGTCCTGGGGCAACGCCTGGACTGGCTGCGAGCCGAGCTCAAAGAACTGAACGAACAAAAACAGCAGTTCCTGCGCCATATCTCACATGAACTTAAAACACCGCTGACAGCAATTAGAGAGGCTACCGAGTTGTTGAATGACGGGATAGGCGGGTCATTATCCGTACAGCAGGCAGAAATCACCCATATCCTGAGGGATAACACGATCCGCCTGCAGCGCATGATTGAAAATCTGCTTGACTATACCAAACTGGAATCCATACAGCGCAAGCTTGATTTGCAGACCATCAACCTGCCGGAACTCATGGCTGAAGTAATCGGCGCACACGAACTCAGTATCCGCAACAAGCAATTGGTCATTGAAACCATCTCCAATCTCGACCGGATCACAGCTGACCGTGAAAAACTGACGATCATCATGGACAATCTGGTATCCAATGCCGTGCGTTACAGCCCTGACCTTGGTCATATTAAAATACGCAGCAATGAAGACAAGAGCCATTTCATTATCGAAGTCATCGATGATGGCCCGGGGCTGGATAAGGCCGATCAGGAAAAATTATTCTCCCCGTTTTACAGAGGCACGCATTTGCACAAAAGCCTGATCAGCGGCAGCGGCCTGGGCCTGGCTATCACAAAAGACCTTGCAGAAGCGCACGACGGCAGCATTGAGCTCGCCCCTTCACAGCAGGGGGCGCACTTCATCGTGACTTTACCCAAAATTATAAAAACTGATAATTGA
- a CDS encoding sigma 54-interacting transcriptional regulator, with translation MHKPYILIVDDDQDILKLISIRLRAAGYDTATANNGVEAMSAIALQRPDVVISDLRMPAMDGMALLEAVHHAHPALPVIILTAHGSIPDAVSATQRGVFGFLTKPFDSKELLHQVATALRLNGTHTAQSDTEENNDWRAEIITRSPQMESLLGQARLVAGTDASVFIQGESGTGKELLARAIHHASPRHSKPFVAINCGAIPENLLESELFGHSKGSFTGATKSHIGLFQSADGGTLFLDEIGDMPLPLQVKVLRALQERTIRPVGNTADVKIDVRLISATHRNLSVEMQNERFREDLFYRINVVGLEIPSLANRREDISLLANHFIGIYNKKYKKKVHGFAPDALEALIAAPWPGNVRQLQNMVEQMVVLATTQIVPASLVQKSLQDESNGIISFDSARRNFEQSYLINLLKLTQGNVTQAAKLAQRNRTEFYRLLERHHIQANTFKN, from the coding sequence ATGCATAAGCCCTATATACTTATCGTAGATGATGACCAGGACATACTGAAACTGATCAGCATACGCCTGCGTGCTGCCGGCTACGACACCGCGACCGCCAATAACGGCGTTGAAGCCATGTCAGCCATTGCGCTGCAACGCCCCGACGTTGTCATCAGCGATTTGCGCATGCCGGCCATGGATGGCATGGCCTTGCTGGAGGCTGTACATCACGCGCACCCAGCCTTGCCGGTCATCATATTGACAGCTCACGGCTCGATACCGGATGCCGTAAGCGCCACCCAGCGCGGCGTGTTCGGCTTTCTGACCAAACCGTTCGACAGCAAGGAGCTGCTGCACCAGGTAGCCACGGCACTGCGCCTGAATGGCACACACACGGCTCAGTCCGATACGGAAGAAAATAATGACTGGCGTGCAGAGATCATCACACGCAGCCCGCAAATGGAAAGTCTGCTTGGGCAGGCGAGACTTGTTGCTGGCACTGATGCCAGCGTCTTTATCCAGGGCGAAAGCGGCACCGGCAAAGAGCTGCTGGCGCGGGCAATTCACCATGCAAGTCCGCGCCACTCCAAACCGTTTGTAGCGATCAACTGCGGTGCCATTCCTGAAAACCTGCTCGAGTCCGAACTGTTCGGCCATAGCAAAGGCTCATTCACGGGCGCTACAAAATCACATATTGGCTTATTCCAGAGTGCAGATGGCGGCACCCTGTTTCTGGATGAAATCGGCGACATGCCGCTGCCTCTTCAGGTCAAGGTGTTAAGGGCATTGCAGGAACGCACCATCCGCCCTGTCGGCAATACCGCTGACGTCAAAATCGATGTGAGGCTCATCTCAGCCACCCACCGCAACCTGTCTGTGGAAATGCAGAATGAGCGTTTTCGCGAGGACCTGTTTTACCGGATCAACGTGGTGGGACTTGAAATACCTTCCCTGGCGAACCGCCGCGAGGATATAAGCCTGCTGGCCAACCACTTTATCGGCATCTACAATAAAAAATACAAGAAAAAAGTGCACGGCTTTGCACCAGATGCCCTAGAAGCGCTGATTGCAGCACCGTGGCCAGGCAATGTGCGCCAGCTGCAGAATATGGTTGAACAGATGGTAGTACTTGCAACGACACAGATCGTGCCTGCAAGCCTGGTGCAGAAATCCTTGCAGGATGAATCAAATGGAATCATTTCTTTTGATTCAGCCCGTCGGAATTTCGAGCAATCGTACCTGATCAACCTGTTAAAACTGACCCAGGGCAATGTGACCCAGGCAGCCAAATTAGCGCAGCGCAACCGCACCGAGTTCTACCGCCTGCTGGAACGGCATCATATACAGGCAAACACCTTCAAAAACTAA